The DNA window GCGTAATGACCGTGGAAGGCGATATCCCCCGCTTTACGCGGCGGGCGCGGGGCTACGCCCCCTATCCCGTCCGCCTCCCCTATCAAAGCCGTCAGATACTGGGATGCGGGGCGGAGGAAAAGAACACCTTCTGCCTGACGCGGGACAATTACGCCTTCGTGAGCCAGCATATAGGGGACATGGAGAACCTGGAGACGCTGGAACATTATGTCAACACCATCGCCCTGTATAAAAAGCTTTTCCGCATCCAGCCGGAGATTATTGCCTACGATATGCACCCGGAATACCTCCCCACCAGGTACGCCGGGGAGCTGGCGGAAAAAGAAAAGGTGAAACCCGTGCCGGTACAGCACCACCACGCGCACATCGCGTCCTGCCTGGCGGAAAACGGGGTCAGCGGGCGAGTAATCGGGGCAGCGCTGGACGGCACCGGCTACGGCACCGACGGGCATATCTGGGGCGGCGAGTTCCTGGTGGCGGACTTTAAATCTTTCACCCGGGCGGGGCACCTGGAATACCTCCCGCTGGCGGGGGGCGCTTTAGCGATTAAGAAACCCTACCGCACGGCGCTGGGGTATATGACGGCGCTGGACATCCAGCCGGACGAAAGGCTGCCGCTTTTAAAATGGGCGGCTAACGGAGAGTACGAGATTATCCGCGACCAGGTGAAAAAAGGCATCAACGCGCCGCCGACATCCAGCATGGGCAGGCTGTTCGACGCGGCGGCGGCGCTGTCCGGGGTGCGGGGGGTGATAGCGTACGAGGCGCAGGCGGCGATAGATTTGGAGTCGGCGGCTAACGACGCGCCGGGTGAGGAAGGCGCCTATCCCTTTACTTGCGCGGAAGAGGACGGCGTCCACATTATAAAAGTGCACGATTTGATAGCGGCGATAATCAAGGACGTAATAAAAAACACCCCTAAAGCCGCTATAGCCGCCCGGTTCCATAACACCGCGGCGCAAATGATAGCGGAGACCTGCCGCAGGATAGCCGGGCAGACCGGCTTAAAAGAGGTAGCCTTGAGCGGCGGCGTTTTCCAGAACCGGCGGCTTACCGTCAAATCCACAGGCCTGCTTGAAGCGGCGGGCTTTAAGGTTTATACTCACCGTCAGGTGCCCTGTAATGACGGGGGGATATCTTTAGGGCAGGCGGCGGTGGGGAATTTTGCGGAGATATAAGGAAATACTCACCCTTCGACAAGCTCAGGGTGAGCGGGGTTACGGAGTCCCAGGGGTATATTACGGCACCCTTCGACAAGCTCAGGGTGAGCGGAGGTGCGAGGCCAAGATGGAGATTGCCACGTCGCTATGGTTCGACAAGCTCACCATGAGCGTTCCTCACAATGACAACAGTAAATAAAGAGGGGGTAGAAAAGGAGTAAGGCAAATGACGAAAAAGACATTCGGACCACAGCCCTGGCTTATTCCCAACCCCACGGTACTGGTGGGTTCCACGTTTAACGGCAAGCCCAACTTCGCGCCTTTTGCCTGGTGCGGCATCACCGGCGGCGAGCCGCCTACCGTATCCGTGGGGGTGCGGCCGCAGCGGCATACCCTGAAAGGCATTTACCAGAACCTGACCTTCTCCGTGAACATCCCGTCCGTCGACCTGATAAAGGAGACCGACTACTGCGGGATGGTATCCGGCCTGGATACGGACAAAGTAAAGACCTGCGGCTTCAAGGTATTCTACGGCAAACTGCTCGACGCCCCGCTTATCGAGCAGTGCCCGGTCAACCTAGAATGCGAGGTAGCCCACCTGCTGAACCTCGGCTCCCACATCCTCATCGTCGGAAAAATTATAGAGTCGCACGTGACGGAAGATTGCCTTACGGACGGCCAACCGGATATCATGAAGATAAGACCCTTTGTGTACAGTCGGGGTCCCGCCGCCCGCTACAACGCGGTCGGGGAGGTTATCGGGCAGGCTTACGACATCGGCAAAGCGCTGAAAAAATAACCGGGAGTATCGAAATGAAAAAGACCAGGCTGGAACCCATGCCGCTGCTTTTCCCCCACCCCACGGTAATGGTGGGCATAGACGTGGACGGAAGGCCGGACTTCGTGACGGTGGCCTGGGCGACGATAGCCTGCGGCACCCCGCCGTGGATAGCGATAGCGCTCAACCGCGTGCGTCACTCCTTGAAGGGAATCCGCGAGAAAATGGTCTTCTCCGTCAACATCCCCAACACGGCGCTGGTCAAGGAAACGGACTACTGCGGCATCGCCACCGGGGCCAAGCACGATAAAGCCAAAGAGTGCAACTTCAAGGTCTTTTACGGGGACATACCCGGGGCGCCGTACATCGAGCAGTGCCCGCTGAACATAGGGTGCACGGCCGAGCACATTTTGAAGCTGGGCAGCCATTACCTGGTGGCGGGGCCGATTAAAGAGATTTACGCCTCCGACGACTGCCTGACCGACGGCAAGCTGGACGCGGGGAAAATCGACCCGATAGTTTACATGACGTATCCGGGCGGGACCTACCACCGGCTGGGGGAAGTAATCGGCAAGGCTTTCAGCGACGGCAAGCAAATCCGCGATGTGAAGGATGACTGGGAAAGGCAGCTGGCGAAGTAGGGGAAAAGAGACAGTATAGTTCACTCTGCGACCCTCACGCGCTATGGTTCGACCCTCCTACGCTGAAGCTATGAAGGGCAGGCGAGCTCACCATGAGCGCTAAGGAAAGCAGGCAAACCCAGGATGAACGGAATGAGGTAAAAAATGTGTTTAGCCATACCGGCGCTGATACGGTCGGTTAACGGGGAGCAGGCGGTGGCGGACATCGAGGGAGTGACGCGGGAAATCAGCCTCCAGCTTACGCCGGAAGCCAAAGAGGGCGATTACGTGCTGCTGCACACCGGCTACGCCATCAGCATCATCGACCCGGGGGAGGCGGAAGAGACGCTAAAGCTTTTAAGGGAGATGACGGAGGCGGAGTGAGGGACACAACCTTTCCCCCTCGTTCCCCCTCTCCGCTGGCAGAGAGGGGGAGGCTTTTAAGGGCGGGGAAAAGGGGAGGGGAGGAAAACTCCTTCTTATCCCTTTCCGATTCGTTCTTCATACGGAATCTTCGACTTTTTCAAGGAGGGACGCCAATACCCCGAACATAAAAAAGGCAAAACATGGATTCCAGCCCCAGATTGTCATACGGGGCACGGCAGCGCTGGAATGACAGATAGAATTATATGAAATACGTTGAAGAATACCGGGACGCGGAGCTGGGGAAAAAGCTTTTGGAGCGGATACGGCATCGCTCCCGCAAGCCCGCCCGGCTGATGGAGTTCTGCGGCGGGCACACGGTGGCTATTTTCAAGCACGGGCTGCGGCAGCTATTGCCCCCCAACATCCAAATGCTTTCCGGTCCCGGCTGCCCGGTGTGCGTGACCGCCGCCGCGGACCTGGACAAAGCCATGGCGCTGGGCAAACTACCCGGCGTGATTATTACCAGCTTCGGGGATATGATTAGAGTGCCGGGGAGCCGGTCCAGCCTGCAAAAAGCCAAAGCGGAGGGCGCGGACGTGCGCATCGTCTACTCGGCGCAGGACGCTATAGGTATAGCGCGGGACAACCCGGCGAAAACGGTGGTGTTTATCGGCATCGGGTTCGAGACCACCGCCCCCACGATTGCGGCCTCGGTATTGCAGTCGGAAAAAGAACAGATTAAAAACTACTGCGTCCTCTCCCTGCACAAGGTCTGCCCGCCCATCATGAAAGCCATTTTAGACCTGGGCGAGGTGCGGCTGGACGGCATCGTCTGTCCCGGGCACGTCAGCGCCGTGATCGGGTCGCGCCCCTACCAGTTCCTGGCCGACGATTATCATATGGCCTGCGCCGTGGCCGGATTCGAATTCGTGGATATTTTGCTGGCCATAGATTTACTGGTGGAGCAAATCGAAAGCGGGCGGCCGGAGGTGGCGGTACCCTACCGGCGGGGGGTAAAGGAGGGGGGCAACCCGGCGGCGCTAAAGCTGATGGATACCGTCTTTGAGGTCGGGGAGGCGGACTGGCGGGGCATCGGGATAGTGCCGGACAGCGGACTGAAGCTGCGCCAGCGATACGAAAGCTTCGACGCCGAAAAGCGGTTCGACATCAAGGTCAGTCCCGCTCAAGAGCCCAAAGGCTGTATCTGCGGGGCGGTGCTGCGGGGCGTGAACACCCCTAACGACTGCAAGCTTTTCCGCCGGACCTGCACGCCGGAAAATCCTGTGGGGCCGTGCATGGTATCGTCCGAGGGGGCCTGCGCGACCTATTATGAGTATGGAAGTGAAAAGTAGAGAGCTATTTGTTGTCAGTTATTAGTTGTCAGTTATCAGTTATTAGTTCACCATCACCCTGGTACTCTCCCGTCAAGGGAGAGAATAGAAAAGGAAACGGATAGGGGGATATGAACTGCACCCCTAAAGTTGGACAGTATGATATGCTGGAAATAACTTTAGGGGTGTATTTTTATGCCAAAAGGGAAACCGTATACCGGGAAGTTTAAACAAACGGTAGTAGAAGACATCAGGAA is part of the Dehalococcoidales bacterium genome and encodes:
- the hypD gene encoding hydrogenase formation protein HypD, whose amino-acid sequence is MKYVEEYRDAELGKKLLERIRHRSRKPARLMEFCGGHTVAIFKHGLRQLLPPNIQMLSGPGCPVCVTAAADLDKAMALGKLPGVIITSFGDMIRVPGSRSSLQKAKAEGADVRIVYSAQDAIGIARDNPAKTVVFIGIGFETTAPTIAASVLQSEKEQIKNYCVLSLHKVCPPIMKAILDLGEVRLDGIVCPGHVSAVIGSRPYQFLADDYHMACAVAGFEFVDILLAIDLLVEQIESGRPEVAVPYRRGVKEGGNPAALKLMDTVFEVGEADWRGIGIVPDSGLKLRQRYESFDAEKRFDIKVSPAQEPKGCICGAVLRGVNTPNDCKLFRRTCTPENPVGPCMVSSEGACATYYEYGSEK
- the hypF gene encoding carbamoyltransferase HypF — translated: MQEKNRASLVRVSVRGVVQGVGFRPFVYQLASKNGLRGWVCNTSEDVKIEVEGEPASIDAFLSGLREQSPPLSHIEDITVTAGKPARYDNFEIRPSRPEAGKYQLVSPDIATCPDCLKEIFNPADRRYRYAFTNCTNCGPRFTIISDIPYDRPNTTMREFTMCPECRREYENPLDRRFHAQPNACPACGPRLELADAKGRAMPGKDVIQKSAELLRDGRILAVKGLGGFLLACDATNTDAVNTLRRRKNRPAKPLAIMVADMEEARKYCAITKAEAELMASPGSPIVLVKRREKSGLSEAVAPGLKYLGVMLPYTPLHHLLLRETGRPLVMTSGNISEEPIARDNDEALRRLGGIADYFIRHNRGIYARYDDSVMTVEGDIPRFTRRARGYAPYPVRLPYQSRQILGCGAEEKNTFCLTRDNYAFVSQHIGDMENLETLEHYVNTIALYKKLFRIQPEIIAYDMHPEYLPTRYAGELAEKEKVKPVPVQHHHAHIASCLAENGVSGRVIGAALDGTGYGTDGHIWGGEFLVADFKSFTRAGHLEYLPLAGGALAIKKPYRTALGYMTALDIQPDERLPLLKWAANGEYEIIRDQVKKGINAPPTSSMGRLFDAAAALSGVRGVIAYEAQAAIDLESAANDAPGEEGAYPFTCAEEDGVHIIKVHDLIAAIIKDVIKNTPKAAIAARFHNTAAQMIAETCRRIAGQTGLKEVALSGGVFQNRRLTVKSTGLLEAAGFKVYTHRQVPCNDGGISLGQAAVGNFAEI
- a CDS encoding flavin reductase family protein; translation: MKKTRLEPMPLLFPHPTVMVGIDVDGRPDFVTVAWATIACGTPPWIAIALNRVRHSLKGIREKMVFSVNIPNTALVKETDYCGIATGAKHDKAKECNFKVFYGDIPGAPYIEQCPLNIGCTAEHILKLGSHYLVAGPIKEIYASDDCLTDGKLDAGKIDPIVYMTYPGGTYHRLGEVIGKAFSDGKQIRDVKDDWERQLAK
- a CDS encoding HypC/HybG/HupF family hydrogenase formation chaperone, whose translation is MCLAIPALIRSVNGEQAVADIEGVTREISLQLTPEAKEGDYVLLHTGYAISIIDPGEAEETLKLLREMTEAE
- a CDS encoding flavin reductase family protein, which produces MTKKTFGPQPWLIPNPTVLVGSTFNGKPNFAPFAWCGITGGEPPTVSVGVRPQRHTLKGIYQNLTFSVNIPSVDLIKETDYCGMVSGLDTDKVKTCGFKVFYGKLLDAPLIEQCPVNLECEVAHLLNLGSHILIVGKIIESHVTEDCLTDGQPDIMKIRPFVYSRGPAARYNAVGEVIGQAYDIGKALKK